One Diceros bicornis minor isolate mBicDic1 chromosome 26, mDicBic1.mat.cur, whole genome shotgun sequence DNA segment encodes these proteins:
- the HAGHL gene encoding hydroxyacylglutathione hydrolase-like protein isoform X3: MKVKVIPVLEDNYMYLVIEEHTREAVAVDVAVPKRLLEIVGREGVSLTTVLTTHHHWDHSRGNAELARLRPGLAVLGADERICALTRRLAHGEELRFGAIHVRCLLTPGHTTGHMSYFLWENECLDPPAVFSGDALSVAGCGSRLESTAQQMYQSLAETLGTLPPETKRDEDDVPTVPSTLGEELLYNPFLRVAEEAVREFTGKAAPAEVLEVLCRERASFERVADPLQPQAQALLALQWGLLSMPRQK; the protein is encoded by the exons ATGAAGGTCAAGGTCATCCCTGTGCTTGAGGACAACTACATGTACCTGGTCATCGAGGAGCACACGCgggaggctgtggctgtggacGTGGCCGTGCCCAAGAGG CTGCTGGAGATCGTGGGCCGGGAGGGGGTATCACTGACCACTGTGCTGACCACCCACCACCACTG GGACCACTCTCGAGGCAACGCGGAGCTGGCACGGCTGCGGCCGGGCCTGGCCGTGCTAGGTGCGGACGAGCGCATCTGCGCGCTGACCCGCAGGCTGGCGCACGGCGAGGAACTGCGG TTTGGGGCCATCCACGTGCGCTGCCTCCTGACGCCCGGCCACACCACTGGCCACATGAGCTACTTCTTATGGGAAAATGAGTGTCTGGACCCGCCCGCCGTGTTCTCGG GGGATGCCCTGTCCGTGGCGGGATGCGGCTCCCGCCTGGAGAGCACAGCTCAGCAGATGTACCAGAGCCTGGCTGAGACTCTGGGCACCCTGCCCCCGGAGACT AAGAGAGACGAGGACGACGTGCCCACAGTGCCGTCCACCCTAGGCGAGGAGCTCCTCTACAACCCCTTCCTGAGAGTGGC AGAGGAGGCCGTGCGCGAGTTCACAGGGAAGGCGGCCCCGGCAGAGGTCCTGGAGGTGCTCTGCAGAGAGCGGGCGAGCTTTGAGCGGGTGGCCGACCCGCTGCAGCCACAGGCCCAGGCTCTCCTGGCGCTGCAGTGGGGGCTCCTGAGTATGCCCCGACAGAAGTGA
- the METRN gene encoding meteorin gives MPSPALLCALCCSLFAAAARAGYSEDRCRWRGSGLTQEPSSVGQLALACAEGAIEWLYPAGALRLTLGGSDWGARPRIACLRPAQPFAGAQVFAERAGGVLELLLAEGPGLAGGRCVRWGPRERQALFLQATPHPNISRRVASFRFELREERRPELPPQAHGLGADGACRPCSHAELLLAACTSDFVIHGTIHGVAHDTELQESIITVVAARVLRQTLPLFQVGGSGGQVQASIRTPLRCGIRPGPGTFLFMGWSRFGEAWLGCAPRFQEFSRAYSAAHADHLHPCEVALD, from the exons ATGCCGTCCCCTGCGCTACtctgcgcgctctgctgcagcctcTTTGCGGCGGCTGCCCGCGCCGGCTACTCGGAGGACCGCTGCAGGTGGAGGGGCAG CGGCCTGACCCAGGAGCCCAGCAGCGTGGGGCAGCTGGCCCTGGCCTGTGCGGAGGGCGCAATCGAGTGGCTGTACCCGGCAGGGGCGCTGCGCCTGACCCTGGGCGGCTCCGACTGGGGCGCGCGGCCCCGCATCGCCTGCCTGCGCCCGGCGCAGCCCTTCGCGGGCGCTCAGGTCTTCGCGGAGCGGGCGGGCGGCGTCCTGGAGCTGCTGCTGGCCGAAGGCCCAGGCCTGGCCGGGGGCCGGTGCGTGCGCTGGGGTCCCCGCGAGCGCCAGGCCCTCTTCCTGCAGGCCACCCCACACCCCAACATCAGCCGCCGCGTGGCCTCCTTCCGCTTCGAACTGCGCGAGGAGCGGCGTCCAGAGCTGCCTCCGCAGGCCCACGGCCTTGGCGCGGATG GTGCCTGCAGGCCCTGCAGCCATGCTGAGCTCCTCCTGGCCGCGTGCACCAGTGACTTTG TCATCCACGGAACCATCCACGGGGTTGCCCACGACACAGAGCTGCAGGAGTCCATTATCACCGTGGTGGCTGCCCGTGTCCTCCGCCAGACGCTGCCGCTGTTCCAGGTGGGGGGCTCTGGGGGCCAGGTGCAGGCCTCAATTCGCACCCCGTTGCGCTGCGGCATCCGCCCTGGCCCTGGCACTTTCCTCTTCATGGGCTGGAGCCGCTTCGGTGAGGCCTGGCTGGGCTGCGCACCCCGCTTCCAGGAGTTCAGCCGTGCCTATTCAGCGGCCCACGCCGACCACCTCCACCCCTGTGAGGTGGCGCTAGACTGA
- the HAGHL gene encoding hydroxyacylglutathione hydrolase-like protein isoform X2, translating to MKVKVIPVLEDNYMYLVIEEHTREAVAVDVAVPKRLLEIVGREGVSLTTVLTTHHHWDHSRGNAELARLRPGLAVLGADERICALTRRLAHGEELRFGAIHVRCLLTPGHTTGHMSYFLWENECLDPPAVFSGDALSVAGCGSRLESTAQQMYQSLAETLGTLPPETVFCGHEHTLANLEFAQKVEPCNDHVRAKLSWAKKRDEDDVPTVPSTLGEELLYNPFLRVAEEAVREFTGKAAPAEVLEVLCRERASFERVADPLQPQAQALLALQWGLLSMPRQK from the exons ATGAAGGTCAAGGTCATCCCTGTGCTTGAGGACAACTACATGTACCTGGTCATCGAGGAGCACACGCgggaggctgtggctgtggacGTGGCCGTGCCCAAGAGG CTGCTGGAGATCGTGGGCCGGGAGGGGGTATCACTGACCACTGTGCTGACCACCCACCACCACTG GGACCACTCTCGAGGCAACGCGGAGCTGGCACGGCTGCGGCCGGGCCTGGCCGTGCTAGGTGCGGACGAGCGCATCTGCGCGCTGACCCGCAGGCTGGCGCACGGCGAGGAACTGCGG TTTGGGGCCATCCACGTGCGCTGCCTCCTGACGCCCGGCCACACCACTGGCCACATGAGCTACTTCTTATGGGAAAATGAGTGTCTGGACCCGCCCGCCGTGTTCTCGG GGGATGCCCTGTCCGTGGCGGGATGCGGCTCCCGCCTGGAGAGCACAGCTCAGCAGATGTACCAGAGCCTGGCTGAGACTCTGGGCACCCTGCCCCCGGAGACT GTGTTCTGTGGCCATGAACACACGCTGGCCAACCTTGAGTTTGCGCAGAAAGTGGAGCCCTGCAATGACCACGTGAGGGCCAAGCTGTCGTGGGCCAAG AAGAGAGACGAGGACGACGTGCCCACAGTGCCGTCCACCCTAGGCGAGGAGCTCCTCTACAACCCCTTCCTGAGAGTGGC AGAGGAGGCCGTGCGCGAGTTCACAGGGAAGGCGGCCCCGGCAGAGGTCCTGGAGGTGCTCTGCAGAGAGCGGGCGAGCTTTGAGCGGGTGGCCGACCCGCTGCAGCCACAGGCCCAGGCTCTCCTGGCGCTGCAGTGGGGGCTCCTGAGTATGCCCCGACAGAAGTGA
- the ANTKMT gene encoding adenine nucleotide translocase lysine N-methyltransferase, translating to MEDDPAEALTELRERRPGAWELLQVAAGSGLAVYAVWALLLQPGFRGVPLRLQVPYVGASARQVEHVLSLLRGRPGKMVDLGSGDGRIVLAAHRCGLCPAVGYELNPWLVGLARLHAWRAGCARSVCYRREDLWKVSLRDCHNVSVFLAPSVLSLLENKLLAELPAGARVVSGRFPLPTWQPVAVVGEGMDRVWAYDVHRDGPAGQAAPGPGSASVPGAPDSQGG from the exons ATGGAGGATGACCCGGCCGAGGCGCTGACCGAGCTGCGCGAGCGGCGGCCGGGCGCGTGGGAGCTGCTGCAGGTGGCGGCGGGCTCAGGCCTGGCCGTCTACGCCGTGTGGGCGCTGCTGCTGCAGCCCGGCTTCCGCGGCGTACCGCTGCGGCTGCAG GTGCCGTACGTCGGCGCGAGTGCGCGGCAGGTGGAGCACGTGTTGTCGCTGCTACGAGGCCGTCCTGGAAAGATGGTGGACCTGGGCTCTGGCGACGGCAGAATC GTGCTAGCGGCCCACAGGTGCGGTCTCTGCCCGGCTGTGGGCTACGAGCTGAACCCGTggctggtggggctggcgcggctGCACGCCTGGAGGGCCGGCTGTGCCCGCAGTGTCTGCTACCGCCGAGAGGACCTCTGGAAG GTGAGCCTGAGGGACTGCCACAATGTGTCTGTGTTCCTGGCCCCCAGCGTG CTCTCATTGCTGGAGAACAAGCTGCTGGCCGAGCTGCCCGCAGGGGCCCGTGTGGTGTCAGGGCgcttccccctccccacctggCAGCCTGTGGCTGTGGTGGGTGAGGGCATGGACCGTGTCTGGGCCTATGATGTCCATCGTGATGGGCCAGCTGGGCAGGCTGCCCCAGGACCTGGTTCTGCCTCAGTCCCCGGGGCCCCTGATTCTCAGGGTGGTTGA
- the HAGHL gene encoding hydroxyacylglutathione hydrolase-like protein isoform X1: MKVKVIPVLEDNYMYLVIEEHTREAVAVDVAVPKRLLEIVGREGVSLTTVLTTHHHWDHSRGNAELARLRPGLAVLGADERICALTRRLAHGEELRFGAIHVRCLLTPGHTTGHMSYFLWENECLDPPAVFSGDALSVAGCGSRLESTAQQMYQSLAETLGTLPPETKVFCGHEHTLANLEFAQKVEPCNDHVRAKLSWAKKRDEDDVPTVPSTLGEELLYNPFLRVAEEAVREFTGKAAPAEVLEVLCRERASFERVADPLQPQAQALLALQWGLLSMPRQK, from the exons ATGAAGGTCAAGGTCATCCCTGTGCTTGAGGACAACTACATGTACCTGGTCATCGAGGAGCACACGCgggaggctgtggctgtggacGTGGCCGTGCCCAAGAGG CTGCTGGAGATCGTGGGCCGGGAGGGGGTATCACTGACCACTGTGCTGACCACCCACCACCACTG GGACCACTCTCGAGGCAACGCGGAGCTGGCACGGCTGCGGCCGGGCCTGGCCGTGCTAGGTGCGGACGAGCGCATCTGCGCGCTGACCCGCAGGCTGGCGCACGGCGAGGAACTGCGG TTTGGGGCCATCCACGTGCGCTGCCTCCTGACGCCCGGCCACACCACTGGCCACATGAGCTACTTCTTATGGGAAAATGAGTGTCTGGACCCGCCCGCCGTGTTCTCGG GGGATGCCCTGTCCGTGGCGGGATGCGGCTCCCGCCTGGAGAGCACAGCTCAGCAGATGTACCAGAGCCTGGCTGAGACTCTGGGCACCCTGCCCCCGGAGACT AAGGTGTTCTGTGGCCATGAACACACGCTGGCCAACCTTGAGTTTGCGCAGAAAGTGGAGCCCTGCAATGACCACGTGAGGGCCAAGCTGTCGTGGGCCAAG AAGAGAGACGAGGACGACGTGCCCACAGTGCCGTCCACCCTAGGCGAGGAGCTCCTCTACAACCCCTTCCTGAGAGTGGC AGAGGAGGCCGTGCGCGAGTTCACAGGGAAGGCGGCCCCGGCAGAGGTCCTGGAGGTGCTCTGCAGAGAGCGGGCGAGCTTTGAGCGGGTGGCCGACCCGCTGCAGCCACAGGCCCAGGCTCTCCTGGCGCTGCAGTGGGGGCTCCTGAGTATGCCCCGACAGAAGTGA
- the CCDC78 gene encoding coiled-coil domain-containing protein 78 has product MERVAATGPRPGAPPRAIENVLPQAEDWLPGVPGGAPAWATSLETELPSDLELSEEQRLQISKELVDLQITTHRLREQHEAEIFELKSEVLRLESRVLELELHGERAALAEADPGHRQALAQELGHKAHGQGPSDRRRLQVQPQDFLTPGNEQQKLRNSMSGEVKQALEQHRAREQALETPVAALCRQLQGAREEARTARQRLAAQAAVLSACHGQLRQAEAENARLQLQLKKLNEEYAIRLQRCARAVAEYVHGACQAPTAAALRTFLETTLEDIRAAHHSREQQLARAARAYRKRLADLSRRHEELLAAHRGLEAASWAQIRQELQEFSRGTQAELERERAQLLVRATMAEEQLSELQEYVDQHLGRYKQEILRLRKLVGTEDPWKIGGTPPAKPQRPRTRSH; this is encoded by the exons ATGGAGCGTGTGGCGGCCACAGGCCCCAGGCCAGGGGCCCCCCCTCGGGCCATTGAGAAT GTTCTGCCACAGGCAGAGGACTGGCTGCCAGGAGTCCCAGGGGGTGCCCCAGCCTGGGCCACCAGCCTTGAAACAGAGCTTCCCTCAGATCTAGAGCTGAGTGAGGAGCAGCGGCTGCAG ATTTCTAAGGAGCTCGTCGACCTGCAGATCACAACCCACCGCCTGCGGGAGCAGCATGAGGCTGAAATCTTCGAGCTGAAGAGTGAG GTCCTGCGGCTGGAGAGCCGagtgctagagctggagctgcaTGGAGAGCGtgcagccctggcagaggctgACCCAGGGCACCGCCAGGCACTGGCACAGGAGCTCGGGCACAAGGCCCATGGGCAGGGACCCTCTGACCGCCGCAGACTTCAG GTGCAGCCCCAGGACTTCCTGACCCCTGGGAACGAGCAGCAGAAGCTGAGGAACAGCATGAGT GGAGAAGTGAAGCAGGCACTGGAGCAGCACAGAGCACGGGAGCAAGCACTGGAGACGCCAGT GGCAGCCCTGTGCCGGCAGCTGCAGGGAGCCCGAGAGGAGGCCAGGACAGCTAGGCAGCGCCTGGCTGCACAAGCTGCG GTGTTGTCCGCCTGCCACGGCCAGCTCCGCCAGGCAGAGGCCGAGAACGCCCGGCTGCAGCTGCAGCTCAAGAAGCTAAACGAGGAGTACGCCATCCGGCTGCAGCGCTGCGCCCGCGCCGTGGCC GAGTATGTGCATGGTGCGTGTCAGGCGCCTACAGCCGCAGCCCTTCGAACATTCCTGGAGACCACCCTGGAGGACATCCGGGCGGCACATCACAGCCGTGAGCAACAGCTGGCCCGGGCTGCTCGCGCCTACCGCAAGCGCCTGGCAGATCTGAGCCGTAGGCATGAGGAGCTGCTGGCCGCCCACAG GGGCCTGGAAGCTGCATCCTGGGCCCAGATCCGCCAGGAGCTCCAGGAGTTCTCTCGTGGCACCCAG GCAGAGCTGGAACGGGAGCGGGCACAGCTGCTAGTCCGGGCTACGATGGCTGAGGAGCAACTTTCCGAGCTACAGGAGTACGTGGACCAGCACCTGGGCAG GTACAAGCAGGAGATCCTGAGGCTGAGGAAGCTGGTGGGTACAGAGGACCCCTGGAAAATTGGGGGCACACCTCCAGCCAAGCCCCAGCGCCCAAGGACCCGGAGCCACTAG